The Equus przewalskii isolate Varuska chromosome 8, EquPr2, whole genome shotgun sequence genome has a window encoding:
- the GPIHBP1 gene encoding glycosylphosphatidylinositol-anchored high density lipoprotein-binding protein 1 isoform X2 produces MKALTAVLLALLLCRQPGSGQVQDEEDEDTDLEVEDFEDNEDEDEDEEEASMTAGSRGTGPARRGALQPDAELHPQAGFLQDPPLPREHGVGSPDHLLSMVCGRVSTHQQDSGRDCDNHDLLPVQPVQRPTLAGPTGQGGRQPPG; encoded by the exons ATGAAGGCGCTCACGGCTGTCCTGTTGGCCCTGCTGTTGTGCCGGCAGCCAG GGAGTGGGCAGGTGCAGGACGAGGAGGATGAAGACACGGACCTTGAGGTGGAGGACTTTGAGGACAACGAGGACGAGgacgaggacgaggaggaggcCAGCATGACTGCAGGCAGCAGGGGCACAG GCCCTGCACGGCGAGGAGCGCTGCAACCAGACGCAGAGCTGCATCCTCAGGCAGGCTTTCTGCAAGACCCTCCTCTCCCACGGGAACACGG AGTTGGGTCCCCTGACCACCTACTCAGCATGGTGTGCGGACGTGTGTCAACCCATCAACAAGACAGTGGAAGAGACTGTGATAACCATGACCTGCTGCCAGTCCAACCTGTGCAACGTCCCACCCTGGCAGGACCCACTGGGCAGGGGGGCAGGCAGCCCCCAGGGTAG
- the GPIHBP1 gene encoding glycosylphosphatidylinositol-anchored high density lipoprotein-binding protein 1 isoform X1 yields MKALTAVLLALLLCRQPGSGQVQDEEDEDTDLEVEDFEDNEDEDEDEEEASMTAGSRGTALLRCYSCQALHGEERCNQTQSCILRQAFCKTLLSHGNTELGPLTTYSAWCADVCQPINKTVEETVITMTCCQSNLCNVPPWQDPLGRGAGSPQGSPTTVAPALLLGLLASRQAMGS; encoded by the exons ATGAAGGCGCTCACGGCTGTCCTGTTGGCCCTGCTGTTGTGCCGGCAGCCAG GGAGTGGGCAGGTGCAGGACGAGGAGGATGAAGACACGGACCTTGAGGTGGAGGACTTTGAGGACAACGAGGACGAGgacgaggacgaggaggaggcCAGCATGACTGCAGGCAGCAGGGGCACAG CGCTGCTGCGCTGCTACTCCTGCCAGGCCCTGCACGGCGAGGAGCGCTGCAACCAGACGCAGAGCTGCATCCTCAGGCAGGCTTTCTGCAAGACCCTCCTCTCCCACGGGAACACGG AGTTGGGTCCCCTGACCACCTACTCAGCATGGTGTGCGGACGTGTGTCAACCCATCAACAAGACAGTGGAAGAGACTGTGATAACCATGACCTGCTGCCAGTCCAACCTGTGCAACGTCCCACCCTGGCAGGACCCACTGGGCAGGGGGGCAGGCAGCCCCCAGGGTAGCCCCACAACTGTGGCTCCCGCCCTTCTGCTGGGCCTCCTTGCCAGCCGTCAGGCAATGGGGTCCTGA